From the genome of Fibrobacter sp. UWH6:
TCGGTGAATGTGAACCGAGGGCTTTCTTAATTGGTCAACAAAGCGTAATAAAACTAAGTCTTGTCTTCACCGCGGAGCATGATGACCTTACCGGTGCGGATGTATTCGACGATTTCGAACTTCTGGCACAGGCTCTTCATGGCATCGATCTTATCGGTGTTGCCGGTAATCTGGATGATCATGGAGTTTTCGGTCATGTCAACGGTAACAGCCTTGAAGTGATCGCAGAGCTGCAGGATTTCGGTACGCTGTTCCGGAGCGCAACGAACCTTGATCAAGGCAAGTTCCTTTTCCACCACGTTCATGTTGGTATGGTCCTTGGCCTGCACAACGTCAACCAGCTTTTCCAGCTGCTTGATGATCTGCATCAAGATTTCGGGATTACCGTGAGCCACAATGTTCATGCGGCTGAAGTTGGGGTCCAGCGTGGGGGACACGACCAGGGAGTCGATGTTGTAACCACGGCGGGAGAACACCAGAGCGATGCGAACGAGCACGCCCGGGCGGTTTGCGACTAACAAGCTAATAGAATGAGCTGTAGAAATCATTTTTTTATCTCCTTTCCGTGATTAGGTCGATCCAGTGGGCTTTTCAAGCTGAGCCTTGGGCTGTTCAGTAATCATGGAGGTCAAAGGTGCACCTGCCGGAATCATGGGGAACACGTTGTCTTCCTTTTCGCATTCGCACCAGATAACGATAGGACCGTCGTTGTAGTCCAGAGCCTTCTGGATCATGCGTTCTGCATCGGCAGCGCGCTTGATGCGGAGACCCGGGATACCGTAGGCTTCTGCCAGCTTGACGAAGTCAGGGTTGCCCTGCATGTCGACACTGGAGTAACGGTGGTCGTAGAACAG
Proteins encoded in this window:
- the ilvN gene encoding acetolactate synthase small subunit encodes the protein MISTAHSISLLVANRPGVLVRIALVFSRRGYNIDSLVVSPTLDPNFSRMNIVAHGNPEILMQIIKQLEKLVDVVQAKDHTNMNVVEKELALIKVRCAPEQRTEILQLCDHFKAVTVDMTENSMIIQITGNTDKIDAMKSLCQKFEIVEYIRTGKVIMLRGEDKT